Proteins from a genomic interval of Sporolactobacillus sp. Y61:
- a CDS encoding carbonic anhydrase, whose amino-acid sequence MSQLEDLLADNKKFVENKGYVPFEAGGKPVKKMTVVTCMDCRLIELLPRALHLKNGDAIMIKSAGAMVEGPYSSVMKSILVSVYELGSEAVYIIGHTDCGMHGLHGSQMGADMQKRGVSDHNFEKVRDAGIQPDQWLGGFDDVADQVKDSVDIVKNHPLFPDDTPVYGLVIDPLTGELRPVA is encoded by the coding sequence TTGTCACAGCTTGAGGATCTTTTGGCTGATAATAAAAAATTTGTTGAAAATAAAGGGTACGTGCCCTTTGAAGCCGGAGGAAAGCCTGTCAAAAAAATGACGGTAGTCACCTGTATGGATTGCCGATTGATCGAGCTGCTGCCGCGGGCTTTGCATTTAAAAAACGGTGATGCGATTATGATCAAATCTGCCGGAGCCATGGTGGAAGGGCCCTATAGCAGTGTAATGAAGAGCATTCTTGTCTCTGTTTACGAACTTGGTTCTGAAGCTGTTTATATTATTGGTCACACAGACTGCGGTATGCATGGACTCCATGGCAGTCAAATGGGTGCAGACATGCAAAAACGCGGAGTCAGTGATCACAATTTTGAAAAAGTGCGAGATGCCGGAATTCAGCCTGATCAGTGGCTGGGCGGATTTGATGACGTAGCCGATCAGGTAAAAGACAGTGTCGATATTGTAAAAAACCATCCACTCTTTCCGGATGATACTCCGGTATACGGCCTTGTTATTGATCCGTTAACCGGTGAACTCAGGCCTGTAGCATAA
- a CDS encoding alpha/beta-type small acid-soluble spore protein, whose product MANSNQLVVPGVQQALDQMKAEIAGEFGVNLGPDTTSRANGSVGGEITKRLVAQAQSQFGGFQK is encoded by the coding sequence ATGGCAAATTCAAATCAGTTAGTCGTGCCAGGTGTACAGCAGGCGCTTGATCAGATGAAAGCAGAAATTGCCGGCGAATTCGGCGTAAACCTTGGACCGGATACCACTTCAAGAGCGAATGGTTCGGTCGGAGGCGAAATTACGAAGCGGCTGGTTGCGCAGGCACAGTCTCAGTTTGGCGGTTTCCAGAAATAA
- a CDS encoding DUF445 family protein, translating into MHTFYQIFIPVMTGALVGGLTNLLAIKMLFHPFQSIYIGKWKLPFTPGLIPRRRKDIGVKLGQLVMRHLVTAKGIKNKLTDTGFVKLLSRRAVEKVSFFLDSKRTVQDVLDGLHLKTGQALHLEDAVNQLSRTLIQAFLDANRDKKLHTLLPEQTFQMLERRLPDLSDLIVDALLHNLETEKGRTLIEESITSFIHSRGFFGELSLKLIGGSHLTERLYPVVLQFAGSSEVRHKVLKFLREKAAGLREQTPADILDRLGVDAGTVSDGVAKVVRRVLTGHSMMNQPVQQITSPVRSQILDLVPTMLAGFLSVAAAHIGSILEAFQLEDMVSDQVNRLSLSELEHMIFSLMKKELNMIVNLGYLLGGLIGVIQGVLMILLS; encoded by the coding sequence TTGCATACATTTTATCAGATTTTTATCCCTGTGATGACCGGTGCGCTGGTCGGCGGGCTGACCAATCTGCTGGCGATTAAAATGCTTTTCCACCCTTTTCAGTCGATTTATATCGGGAAATGGAAACTGCCATTTACTCCTGGTCTGATCCCCAGACGCCGCAAGGATATCGGGGTAAAGCTGGGTCAGCTCGTGATGCGGCACCTGGTCACTGCGAAAGGGATTAAAAATAAATTAACGGATACCGGGTTCGTAAAGTTGCTGAGCAGACGGGCGGTTGAAAAGGTCTCTTTTTTTCTGGACAGTAAGCGGACAGTGCAGGACGTGCTGGACGGATTGCATCTGAAAACCGGACAGGCTCTTCACCTTGAGGACGCTGTGAATCAGCTGAGCAGGACACTCATACAGGCCTTTCTGGATGCGAACCGGGATAAAAAGCTTCACACCCTGCTTCCGGAGCAGACTTTTCAGATGCTGGAACGCCGCCTTCCGGATCTATCGGATCTTATCGTTGACGCATTATTACATAATCTGGAAACCGAAAAGGGAAGAACGCTGATTGAAGAGAGCATCACGTCATTTATCCACAGCCGGGGGTTCTTTGGTGAACTTTCCCTGAAGCTGATTGGCGGGAGCCATCTGACAGAGCGCCTTTATCCTGTGGTCTTGCAGTTCGCCGGATCTTCTGAGGTGCGACATAAAGTCCTGAAATTTCTCAGAGAGAAAGCAGCCGGACTCAGAGAACAGACTCCCGCTGACATTCTGGACAGGCTGGGTGTGGACGCCGGAACAGTGTCTGATGGCGTCGCCAAAGTGGTCCGGCGTGTTTTGACCGGCCATTCGATGATGAATCAGCCCGTGCAGCAAATCACCTCTCCGGTCAGAAGTCAGATTCTGGATCTTGTTCCCACTATGCTGGCAGGATTTTTATCGGTAGCAGCCGCCCATATCGGATCAATTCTGGAGGCTTTTCAACTGGAGGATATGGTATCCGATCAGGTGAACCGGCTTTCCCTTTCAGAACTGGAACATATGATTTTTTCCCTTATGAAAAAAGAATTGAATATGATTGTCAACCTGGGTTATCTGCTTGGCGGGCTCATCGGTGTCATCCAGGGGGTCCTGATGATTCTCCTATCCTGA
- a CDS encoding cold-shock protein, translated as MKTGTVKWFNADKGFGFIEVEGENDDVFVHFSAIQGDGFKTLDEGQAVQFEVVDGNRGPQAANVTKL; from the coding sequence TTGAAAACAGGTACAGTAAAATGGTTTAACGCGGACAAGGGATTCGGCTTTATTGAAGTTGAAGGCGAAAATGATGATGTATTCGTACATTTCAGTGCGATTCAGGGCGACGGCTTCAAGACGCTTGACGAAGGTCAGGCCGTTCAATTTGAAGTAGTCGATGGCAACCGTGGACCGCAGGCCGCTAACGTGACAAAGCTGTGA